Proteins co-encoded in one Erinaceus europaeus chromosome X, mEriEur2.1, whole genome shotgun sequence genomic window:
- the LOC132535717 gene encoding melanoma-associated antigen 10-like translates to MAATPPTRSEQAPSPQEHEDPTAAPYQPLVEDPLHHEVAELMELLLSKYRAQVPVTKADLLNHCSAVGQEAFPVVFSQASEFMQLVFGIDVEETEPFSDSYVLNNTLDLTLNGILTPKQCLPKTGLLINILSVIFLNDNHTPEEDIWELMNAMGVYEGREHFLYGEPRELLTEVWVEERYLLYQQLSGSQPARYEFQWGPRAQAEVNKRKLLELLAQINDGMPCEFLAWYESVLRDDCRDRAQTRSAVRASGVAWPVGEPGPEMWSEMERWPVPVEDVGPVEDQGQCSGPGLGPASALHPPASPSQGESEQDSLRI, encoded by the coding sequence ATGGCTGCCACTCCACCAACCAGATCAGAGCAGGCGCCAAGCCCCCAAGAACATGAGGATCCCACCGCTGCTCCCTACCAGCCCTTAGTTGAAGATCCCCTACATCATGAGGTGGCTGAGCTTATGGAGCTGCTTCTCAGCAAATACCGCGCACAGGTGCCTGTCACCAAGGCAGATCTGCTAAATCATTGCAGCGCAGTTGGCCAGGAGGCCTTCCCAGTGGTCTTCAGTCAAGCCTCTGAGTTCATGCAGCTGGTCTTCGGCATTGACGTTGAGGAGACAGAGCCCTTCAGTGACTCCTATGTCCTGAACAACACACTGGACCTCACCCTCAACGGAATACTGACCCCAAAGCAGTGCCTGCCCAAAACAGGCCTCCTGATCAACATCTTAAGTGTCATCTTTTTGAATGACAACCACACACCTGAAGAGGATATCTGGGAATTGATGAATGCAATGGGGGTGTATGAGGGGAGGGAGCACTTCCTCTATGGGGAGCCCCGGGAGCTCCTCACAGAAGTGTGGGTGGAGGAGCGGTACCTGCTGTACCAGCAGCTGTCGGGCAGCCAGCCTGCCCGCTATGAGTTCCAGTGGGGGCCCAGGGCACAAGCGGAAGTAAACAAGCGCAAACTCCTAGAGCTTCTGGCACAGATCAATGATGGTATGCCCTGTGAATTTCTTGCATGGTATGAAAGTGTCCTGAGAGATGACTGCAGAGACAGAGCCCAAACCAGAAGTGCAGTCAGGGCCAGTGGGGTGGCATGGCCAGTGGGAgaaccaggacctgaaatgtGGTCAGAGATGGAAAGATGGCCAGTGCCAGTGGAGGATGTAGGGCCAGTGGAGGACCAGGGTCAATGCAGTGGTCCAGGGTTAGGGCCTGCTTCAGCACTGCATCCACCAGCTTCTCCTTCCCAAGGGGAGTCTGAGCAGGACTCCCTCCGTATTTGA